Proteins from a genomic interval of Acidobacteriota bacterium:
- a CDS encoding beta-ketoacyl synthase N-terminal-like domain-containing protein, with translation MTTHPSAELEGFAVIGMSGRFPGARDLAAFWRNLRAGVESIHRFDAEELRAAGVEEEAWTDPAYVPALGVLEGVDRFEPSLFGLTPNEAAVMDPQLRLFLECAWEAFEDAGYGARDGLQRVAVFAGAAESGYAEHVKAHPELAQRIGELQATLLNERDLLAMQTAYRMDLRGVAAVVQSACSTSLLAVHLACQSLLTGECDLALAGGVAVSLPQDQGYWWEEGGVVSPDGHCRAFDAAAGGSLSGNGVGVVVLKRLADALEDGDPIRAVVLGSAAGNDGAARAGYTAPGVEGQQHTVAEALAVAQVEAATVGYVEAHGSGTPLGDPIEVAALNQAFGAGAGPGTCALGSVKTNLGHLDEAAGIAGLIKTVLALEHGEIPPSLHFEQPNPRIDFGAGPFYVNRELTPWPRPAGSARRAGVSSFGLGGTDVHVVLEEAPLPRPSESAEGPHLLVLSARTADSLAAAGEALEAHLVAHPDLSPADVAYTLQVGRQALPRRRARVWDGEVAGDEEPGRRLSPGSWLEGSTREPGELVFLFPGIGDQRPGQLRALYQREPVLRRELDRADQLLQPLLGVSITGLLFATGAAPENGLRDLLWRDPRLGEGQVDLGDLGRTAIAQPLIFAVELALAKLLMSWGLKPAAMIGYSVGELTAACLAGVFPEERALELVAARARLIEALPAGAMLAIPRPEEAVLPYLGGELSLAAANGPHLSVVAGPKEAVAELRRQLEEEGVQCLPLAAAHAFHSAMMAPAVEPLEALLREVPLRAPSIPFLSNVTGGWITDEEATDPAYWARHLRSTVRFSEGLEQLLTGPPRTFLEVGPGRTLSALVQQHPSRDDRHRVHPLLGVAPGPGEVQSLLEAVGRLWVDGHEVHWPAMHDGPRRRLRLPTYVFDRESFWIPAPADAPDRTEPATGTGTGAQLVGDDAFADEAREEARLPLEQWFWVPVWDASPPIPAADGEAVSSAARRWLVFAAEDRLGEDLVQQLATAGAEVSVVVPGDEYGSYPDDGMEGVHRYSLRPEVLEDYRSLLADLVAAGGPPQRIVHLWARGGDVTAPPGLESFDHWQRLGLGSLGRLGQVLGDLAARQGPEDLRLTVVADGLLPVTAQEAATPEKATLVGAARVLGREIPGLETALIDPGPVDAEKSRQLSRSVRQILAELASGSGDEEVAYRGRQRWTRGYRALELPGELSGEAPAEGRSELPIRRGGGYLITGGVAGVGLAHAEHFVRRGATRLVLTAPPDFPPREEWPQRMAEQHPLTPDLERLSALAQQAELWVEAMESWDGDSLETLVRASCRHLGRLDGVVHGVETARDGLLQLRPPDRLPGVYGAQGRGALALTLALERALEGEELDFLALCSSTGALVGGFGQLDLCATATFVAALAESLSAAGVAATAVEWGPFLWAVGEATAPRGGSELELSRRREIERYGISETETGEAFDRVLAADLPRIAVSPQHLLRQMRRARQVTAEALLGAAQDGESTSAPASLDRQTLSSPWVEPRSELETKLVELLQQLFGFSPIGVQDSFFELGGHSLLAIQAVTRMRDLCGVDLPMTVLFDHPTVEDLAGRILKEQLQGVEGEREQEVARLLEEIRGLSPEEVEQQLTESGGPDS, from the coding sequence ATGACCACCCACCCCTCCGCGGAGCTCGAAGGCTTCGCCGTCATCGGCATGTCCGGGCGCTTTCCCGGCGCTCGCGATCTGGCTGCCTTCTGGCGCAATCTGCGCGCCGGGGTCGAATCGATTCACCGCTTCGACGCCGAGGAGCTCCGCGCTGCTGGGGTCGAGGAGGAGGCCTGGACGGATCCCGCCTATGTGCCAGCCCTCGGCGTTCTCGAAGGCGTGGACCGCTTCGAGCCTTCCCTCTTCGGGCTCACCCCCAACGAGGCGGCGGTGATGGATCCTCAGCTGCGGCTCTTCCTCGAATGCGCCTGGGAGGCCTTTGAGGACGCCGGCTATGGCGCGCGGGACGGGCTGCAGCGGGTGGCGGTCTTCGCCGGCGCCGCCGAGAGCGGCTATGCCGAGCACGTGAAGGCCCACCCCGAGCTGGCCCAACGCATCGGCGAGCTGCAGGCGACCCTGCTCAACGAGCGCGATCTCCTCGCCATGCAGACCGCCTACCGGATGGATCTGCGGGGGGTGGCGGCGGTGGTGCAGAGCGCCTGCTCCACCTCGTTGCTGGCAGTGCATCTGGCCTGCCAGAGCCTGCTCACCGGCGAGTGCGACCTGGCCCTGGCCGGTGGGGTGGCGGTGAGCCTGCCCCAGGACCAGGGGTATTGGTGGGAAGAGGGCGGGGTGGTTTCCCCGGACGGCCACTGCCGGGCCTTCGATGCGGCCGCTGGTGGATCCCTGAGCGGCAACGGCGTGGGAGTGGTGGTGCTCAAGCGGTTGGCGGACGCCTTGGAGGACGGCGACCCCATCCGGGCGGTGGTGCTCGGGTCGGCGGCGGGCAACGACGGCGCCGCCCGTGCCGGTTACACCGCGCCGGGGGTGGAGGGGCAGCAGCACACCGTGGCGGAGGCGCTGGCGGTGGCCCAGGTGGAGGCGGCGACGGTGGGTTATGTGGAAGCCCACGGCAGCGGCACGCCCCTGGGCGATCCCATCGAGGTGGCGGCTCTCAACCAGGCCTTCGGCGCCGGCGCCGGCCCTGGGACCTGCGCCCTGGGGTCGGTGAAGACCAACCTCGGTCATCTCGACGAGGCGGCGGGCATCGCCGGCCTGATCAAGACCGTCCTGGCCCTCGAGCACGGTGAGATCCCGCCCAGCCTGCATTTCGAGCAGCCCAATCCACGCATCGACTTCGGCGCCGGGCCGTTCTACGTCAACCGCGAGCTGACGCCTTGGCCGCGCCCCGCGGGGAGTGCCCGCCGGGCCGGTGTCAGCTCCTTCGGTCTCGGCGGCACCGATGTCCACGTGGTGCTCGAGGAGGCTCCCCTCCCGAGGCCTTCGGAGTCTGCGGAAGGACCGCACTTGTTGGTGCTTTCAGCGCGCACCGCCGACTCCCTGGCCGCCGCCGGTGAGGCCCTGGAAGCCCATCTGGTGGCCCATCCGGATCTGTCGCCGGCGGATGTGGCTTATACGCTGCAAGTGGGGCGGCAGGCTTTGCCCCGCCGCCGAGCCCGGGTTTGGGACGGAGAGGTTGCGGGCGATGAGGAGCCGGGCCGCCGATTGTCGCCGGGCTCGTGGCTGGAGGGGAGCACCCGGGAACCGGGGGAGCTGGTTTTCCTCTTCCCGGGCATCGGTGACCAGCGGCCCGGGCAGCTACGCGCCCTCTACCAACGGGAGCCGGTGCTGCGGCGGGAGCTGGACCGCGCCGACCAGCTACTCCAGCCGCTCCTCGGGGTCTCCATCACCGGCCTCCTCTTCGCCACCGGGGCGGCGCCGGAGAACGGTCTGCGAGATCTGCTCTGGCGGGATCCACGGCTCGGAGAAGGGCAGGTCGACCTCGGCGATCTCGGCCGCACCGCCATCGCCCAGCCGCTGATCTTCGCGGTCGAGCTGGCTCTGGCCAAGCTACTGATGAGCTGGGGACTGAAGCCCGCGGCGATGATCGGCTACAGCGTCGGCGAGCTGACCGCGGCGTGCCTGGCCGGGGTGTTCCCCGAGGAGCGTGCCCTGGAGCTGGTGGCGGCGCGGGCCCGGCTCATCGAGGCTTTGCCAGCGGGAGCGATGCTGGCGATTCCCCGGCCGGAGGAGGCGGTGCTGCCGTATCTGGGGGGCGAGCTTTCCCTGGCCGCCGCCAACGGTCCCCATCTCTCGGTGGTGGCGGGGCCGAAGGAGGCGGTGGCGGAGCTTCGCCGGCAGCTGGAGGAGGAGGGGGTCCAGTGCCTGCCCCTGGCCGCTGCCCACGCCTTCCACTCGGCGATGATGGCGCCGGCGGTGGAGCCTCTCGAAGCGCTGCTGCGGGAGGTGCCCCTGCGGGCACCGTCGATTCCCTTCCTGTCCAACGTCACCGGCGGCTGGATCACCGACGAAGAGGCCACGGATCCGGCCTATTGGGCCCGCCACCTGCGTTCCACGGTGCGCTTCTCGGAAGGGCTGGAGCAGCTCCTCACCGGTCCTCCCCGGACCTTTTTGGAGGTCGGTCCGGGCCGGACCCTCAGTGCCCTGGTGCAGCAGCATCCGAGCCGGGACGACCGCCATCGGGTGCACCCGCTGCTCGGTGTCGCCCCCGGGCCGGGGGAGGTGCAGAGTCTGCTAGAAGCCGTCGGACGCCTGTGGGTGGACGGCCACGAGGTGCATTGGCCGGCCATGCACGACGGCCCGCGGCGCCGGCTGCGGCTGCCTACCTACGTTTTCGACCGCGAGAGCTTCTGGATCCCGGCGCCGGCGGACGCCCCGGACCGGACCGAGCCCGCAACCGGTACCGGCACCGGTGCCCAGCTGGTGGGCGACGACGCCTTCGCCGACGAGGCTCGGGAGGAGGCGCGGCTGCCTCTAGAGCAGTGGTTCTGGGTTCCGGTGTGGGACGCTTCGCCGCCGATCCCCGCCGCCGATGGCGAGGCGGTCTCTTCGGCGGCCCGGAGGTGGCTCGTCTTCGCCGCCGAAGATCGGCTCGGGGAGGATCTGGTCCAGCAGTTGGCGACGGCCGGTGCCGAAGTGTCGGTGGTGGTTCCCGGAGATGAATACGGCAGCTATCCGGACGATGGGATGGAGGGAGTGCATCGCTACTCCCTGCGTCCCGAGGTGCTCGAGGACTATCGCAGCCTGCTGGCGGATCTGGTCGCCGCCGGCGGTCCGCCCCAGCGCATCGTTCACCTGTGGGCCCGGGGTGGAGACGTCACGGCACCCCCTGGTCTCGAAAGCTTCGATCACTGGCAACGTCTCGGTTTGGGCTCCCTGGGACGTCTCGGTCAGGTTCTCGGAGATCTCGCCGCCCGCCAGGGTCCCGAGGATCTGCGGCTGACGGTGGTGGCGGACGGGCTCCTGCCGGTCACCGCTCAGGAGGCGGCGACGCCGGAAAAAGCCACCCTGGTGGGGGCTGCGCGGGTGCTGGGTCGGGAGATTCCGGGACTGGAGACGGCGCTCATCGATCCCGGCCCCGTCGATGCAGAGAAATCTCGTCAACTCTCACGCAGCGTGCGCCAGATCCTGGCGGAGCTGGCCTCGGGGAGCGGCGACGAGGAGGTCGCTTATCGCGGGCGCCAGCGCTGGACCCGAGGGTACCGCGCCCTGGAGCTTCCCGGGGAGCTCTCCGGCGAGGCTCCTGCGGAAGGTCGCTCGGAGCTGCCGATCCGGCGGGGCGGCGGCTATTTGATCACCGGCGGCGTCGCCGGGGTCGGGTTGGCCCACGCGGAGCATTTCGTGCGGCGCGGTGCGACGCGGCTGGTGCTCACCGCCCCGCCGGATTTCCCGCCTCGAGAAGAGTGGCCCCAGCGGATGGCGGAGCAGCACCCTCTGACGCCGGATCTGGAGCGTCTCTCGGCCTTGGCGCAACAAGCGGAGCTGTGGGTGGAGGCGATGGAAAGCTGGGACGGCGACTCCCTGGAGACTCTGGTGCGGGCCAGCTGCCGGCATCTGGGACGACTCGACGGCGTGGTCCACGGCGTCGAGACGGCTCGGGACGGTTTGCTCCAGCTGCGGCCGCCGGATCGTCTGCCGGGAGTCTACGGAGCTCAGGGACGCGGGGCCCTGGCGTTGACCTTGGCGCTGGAAAGAGCCTTGGAAGGGGAGGAGCTCGACTTCCTGGCCCTGTGCTCCTCCACCGGGGCTCTGGTGGGGGGCTTCGGACAGCTGGATCTGTGCGCCACGGCGACCTTCGTGGCGGCGCTGGCGGAGTCCCTCTCCGCTGCCGGAGTGGCGGCGACGGCGGTGGAGTGGGGACCGTTCCTGTGGGCCGTCGGTGAGGCTACGGCGCCTCGGGGCGGCTCGGAGCTGGAGCTCAGCCGCCGCCGGGAAATCGAACGCTACGGCATCTCGGAGACGGAGACCGGAGAGGCCTTCGACCGGGTGCTGGCGGCGGACCTACCGCGCATTGCGGTCTCGCCCCAACACCTGCTGCGCCAGATGCGGCGCGCCCGGCAGGTCACCGCCGAGGCGTTGCTGGGAGCGGCGCAGGATGGAGAGTCCACTTCCGCACCGGCGAGCCTCGACCGGCAGACCCTGTCGAGCCCCTGGGTGGAGCCCCGTAGCGAGCTGGAGACGAAGCTGGTGGAGCTGCTCCAACAGCTCTTCGGCTTCTCGCCCATCGGGGTGCAGGACAGCTTCTTCGAGCTCGGCGGGCACTCGCTGTTGGCGATCCAGGCGGTGACCCGCATGCGCGATCTCTGTGGGGTCGACCTGCCCATGACGGTGCTCTTCGACCACCCGACGGTGGAGGATCTGGCGGGTCGCATCCTCAAGGAGCAGCTGCAGGGAGTGGAGGGGGAACGAGAGCAAGAGGTAGCCCGGCTGCTGGAGGAGATCCGGGGCCTGTCCCCGGAGGAGGTGGAGCAGCAACTGACGGAATCGGGAGGGCCAGACTCATGA